A portion of the Oncorhynchus gorbuscha isolate QuinsamMale2020 ecotype Even-year linkage group LG19, OgorEven_v1.0, whole genome shotgun sequence genome contains these proteins:
- the LOC124005175 gene encoding RAC-beta serine/threonine-protein kinase-like: MNDISVVREGWLHKRGEYIKTWRPRYFILKSDGSFIGYKEKPEMSSDHSLPPLNNFSVAECQLMKTERPRPNTFVIRCLQWTTVIERTFHVESNEEREEWMRAIQAVANGLKTRVEEAPMDITFGSSSDCSGMEEMEVAMSKSRNKVTMSDFDYLKLLGKGTFGKVILVKEKATGMYYAMKILRKEVIIAKDEVAHTVTESRVLQNTRHPFLTTLKYAFQTHDRLCFVMEYANGGELFFHLSRDRVFTEDRARFYGAEIVSALEYLHSRDVVYRDLKLENLMLDKDGHIKITDFGLCKEGITDGATMKTFCGTPEYLAPEVLEDNDYGRAVDWWGLGVVMYEMMCGRLPFYNQDHERLFELILMEEIRFPKNLAPDAKALLAGLLKKDPKQRLGGGQEDAKDVMTQKFFTSINWQDVVERKLLPPFKPQVTSETDTRYFDDEFTAQTITVTPPDKYDSLDSEDQNQRTHFPQFSYSASIRE; this comes from the exons ATGAATGACATCAGTGTGGTCAGAGAGGGCTGGCTCCATAAGAGGG GAGAGTACATTAAGACGTGGAGGCCGCGGTACTTCATCCTGAAGAGTGATGGCTCCTTCATCGGCTACAAGGAGAAGCCAGAGATGTCGTCCGACCACAGCCTCCCACCCCTCAACAACTTCTCTGTGGCAG AGTGCCAGCTGATGAAGACTGAACGGCCCAGGCCCAACACGTTTGTCATCCGCTGCCTACAGTGGACCACAGTCATAGAGCGCACCTTCCACGTGGAGAGTAACGAGGAAAG gGAGGAATGGATGCGGGCGATCCAAGCGGTGGCCAACGGCCTGAAGACGCGAGTGGAAGAGGCTCCCATGGACATAACGTTTGGCTCCTCCAGCGACTGCAGCggcatggaggagatggaggtggcCATGTCCAAGTCCCGCAACAAAGTG ACCATGAGTGACTTTGACTACCTGAAGCTGCTGGGGAAGGGGACGTTTGGTAAGGTGATCCTGGTGAAGGAGAAGGCCACAGGGATGTACTACGCCATGAAGATCCTGAGGAAAGAAGTCATAATCGCTAAG GATGAGGTAGCACACACGGTAACAGAAAGCAGAGTCCTTCAGAATACGAGGCATCCCTTCTTAACG acactgaaatACGCGTTCCAAACACATGACCGGCTATGCTTTGTGATGGAATATGCAAACGGAGGAGAGCTGTTCTTTCACTTGTCACGGGACCGCGTGTTCACAGAAGACCGAGCACGGTTCTACGGTGCGGAGATTGTGTCTGCGCTGGAGTACCTCCACTCACGGGACGTTGTCTACAGAGACCTGAAG CTGGAGAACTTAATGCTGGATAAAGATGGACACATAAAGATCACAGATTTTGGACTGTGTAAAGAGGGAATCACAGATGGGGCTACCATGAAGACTTTTTGTGGGACTCCAGAATACCTTGCACCTGAG GTATTAGAGGACAATGACTACGGCCGAGCGGTGGACTGGTGGGGTCTAGGTGTGGTCATGTACGAGATGATGTGCGGTCGACtgcccttctacaaccaggaccatGAGCGGTTGTTTGAGCTCATTCTCATGGAGGAGATCCGCTTCCCCAAGAACCTGGCCCCCGATGCCAAGGCCCTGCTTGCTGGCCTGCTCAAAAAGGACCCCAAGCAAAG GCTTGGAGGTGGACAAGAAGATGCCAAAGATGTGATGACACAGAAGTTCTTCACCAGCATCAACTGGCAGGATGTGGTAGAGAGGAAGCTCTTGCCTCCCTTCAAGCCCCAGGTGACGTCAGAGACGGACACCCGCTACTTTGACGACGAGTTCACAGCACAAACCATCACCGTAACGCCCCCGGACAAGT ACGACAGCTTAGACTCAGAAGACCAGAACCAGCGCACACACTTCCCTCAGTTCTCTTACTCTGCCAGCATACGGGAGTGA